Genomic segment of Chloracidobacterium sp. N:
CAGGCACGGGCGCAAGGCTTCGACTTGTACCATGCAACAGAGACAGGGACAGTCGTGCCGCGCCGGGCCAGGCAGGGAAATCCAGCCCCGGCATCATACCGATTCGTTCGGCCACACTTCCAGCCGGCAACTTCCTGGAAGGACCACTTCCAGTCAAAATGGCCGATTACTTGGCCTTTTTGGTTGCCTTTTTGGGCGTTTCAGCCTTGGCTTCGGCTTCCTTCTTTTTGGATTTCTTTGGCGCCGCCGCCGCTGGCTTGGGCGCTGCCGTCTTGGGCGCCTCCGCCTTCGCCGGAGCCTTCGTCTTCCCGGTGGCCGCCTTCTTCGGCGCTGGAGCGTCAGCCGTCACGGTCGAAGCCGGTTTGGCTTCCGCCACCGGCGCCGCCTTGGCTTTCGTCTTCTTTGTCGCTTCCGGCTTCGGAGCCGATGCGGCCTCTGAAGTCTTGGCCGGGGTTTTCGTCTTTTTCGGCGTGGCTTTGGCTGGCGCTTTTTCCACCTCGGCGGCCTTGGCCGTCTCCTTGGGCGGAGTGGCTTTTTTGGCCGTGGCCTTTTTGGCCGTCGGTGCTACGGCAGCTTCAACCGTGGCTTCTTTTTTCCTGGTCGTGCTCTTTTTGGCCGGCGCTTCGGGTGCCGGGCTGCTGGCTGCGGCTTTGCGTTTGGTTGCCATGGAGAATCTCCTGATGTTGGGATGCTGAAGAAAGCCAACCACAACCGGCTGTGGAGCGACTTTGATTGTGCTCAAGCCGTATATCTCCACAACATCTTGTGTGTGACTCTGTATAGGTAAGGATTCTCAGGTTTGTCAATCTTTTTTCCACCCGATGTCACCCGACTGGGAGAGCAGTCGTGAAATATCCGCCGCTGGCAACCGGATGCCGGGCAACTTGCGCCGGTGCCAAAACCCCGTAGTATTTCAGCGGGCAGAAACGGAGAGGCGCAGCGTGTTGTTCAAAGGAATGCCGACATACTGGGTGGGGATTGGGCTTCTGTTCCCAACCCTTCTGGAAACAACCGGACAGACGTGGGGGCGCATGGCGGTGACGACACCACTTGCTCCAAAGGCACAAACGCCCAGCGAACATTTGGAGGACATGAAAACGCGGCAGCAGATTGACCGCGAGGAACGTTCCCTGCGCGATCTGCGGGAAGCCGGCCGCGCCCTCGAAACGCTGACCCGCCGCCTGGCCAAACGCTTCGATGCCGTGCCCAAAGGGACGCGCCCGCAACTGTCCAAGCAGGACATCGAAGACCTCAAGCAGGTCGAGAAACTGGCCAAGCGCGTGCGCGACCTTCAGGGCGCCCGGGGGGAGGGCGAAGACGCCACGCCCCTGCCAGGTGATTTCAGCGAACAGATCGCGCTGCTGGCGCAACTGGGCACGGAAGTTCGGCAGCAATCCGAACAGGTTTCACGCCATACGGTCTCCGTCGGCATCCTCGCGCGAACGACGCGCCTCCTGCGTCTGTCGCGCGTGCTGCGCGCAACCGATCTCTGAAGCCGGCCCGTTCGTCCCCGTACGTTCCAGCCCGTCCAAAGTCCAATGCAGTGAGGTGTGCAGGTGTCAAACGACCGTGGTCTCCGCTTCCCGGAACGTCGCCGCTGGCTGCAAACCTGGCTGGCTGCCTGCGGGGTTAGACTCGGTTGTGCCCTGGGCAGCCGCCCGCTTCTGGCGCAACGGCCCACATCCCCTGAAGAAGAAGACACCCTGCGCCTGACAACGGAGCTGGTTCTCGTCAACGTCACCGTCATGGACGACCAGGGGAAGTATGTGCGCGGACTGCGTGTGGAGGATTTCAGCCTTCTCCGGGATGGCGCTCCGCAGCGCATCGAG
This window contains:
- a CDS encoding histone, with amino-acid sequence MATKRKAAASSPAPEAPAKKSTTRKKEATVEAAVAPTAKKATAKKATPPKETAKAAEVEKAPAKATPKKTKTPAKTSEAASAPKPEATKKTKAKAAPVAEAKPASTVTADAPAPKKAATGKTKAPAKAEAPKTAAPKPAAAAPKKSKKKEAEAKAETPKKATKKAK